CCGTACTTGCGCTCCAGGTCGCGCAGCAGGGCCATGCGGGTGTTGACCTCCTCGAGGCGGCCCGGGTCGACCAGCACCGCCTCGGCGTAGGCGCGCAGGCTGGAGGCGAGGTCGGCGACCTCGGCGGCCAGGGCCTGGGCCCGGCCGCCCAGCTCGCCGAGGGCGGGGTCGTGGCCGCCGGGGCCGTGCACGGCCCGGGCGGCGGCGCCGAGGGCGGTGGCCGCGCCGGCGTCCTCGTCGCCCTCCAGGAGCTGGTGGGCCAGGGCGGCCGCCTGCTGGAGAGCCTCGGCGTTGGCCAGGCGCTCGGCCTCGGCGGCCAGCTCGGCCGACTCCCCCACCCGGACCTGGGCGGCCTCGATCTCGTCCAGCTGATGGCGGAGCAGGTCGATCTCGCGTTCGCGCTCGCGGGCCCTGGTGGCCAGGTCGTCCAGCTCGCGGGTGACGGCGCGCAGCCGCCGCCAGCCGGCGGCGAAGGCGGCCCGAGGGCCCAGCGCGGGCTCGCCGGCGAAGCGGTCGAGCAGGTCGCGCTGGACGCCGGGGCGGAGCAGGTCCTGGAACTCGTGCTGGCCGTGGACCTCCACCAACGGACGGACAACGTCGGCGATCGCGGCAACGGTGGCCATGCGGCCCTGGAGCTGGGCCCGGCTGCGGCCCTCGGCCAGCACCTGGCGGGCGACCACGACCTCGCCGTCCTCGTCCTCCACCCCGGCGGTGGCCAGGGCGGCGGCGACCTCGCCGTCGCCGCCGGTGCGCAGGCGGCCTTCGACCAGCGCGGCGGGCCGCCCGGCCCGGACCGCGCCAGGGTCGGCCCGCCCCCCGAGCAGCAGGGCGAGGGCGTCGACGACCATGGTCTTGCCGGCGCCGGTCTCGCCGGTGAGCACGTTGAGGCCGGCCGAGACCTCGAGGCGGGCATCATCGATGACCCCGAGGTCGCGGATGCGAAGCTCGGCTAACATCACCTGCGATTCTAGCCCGCCTGGCCCACCCGGAGCCCGGCGCCGTCCCCAGCTCAGGGCCCGGCGTGCTTGGCGTCGGTGGCGGCGGGGTCGGCCAGGCGGAACTTGGAGCGGACCAGGCGGTAGAAGTCGGCCCGCCCGATCCGGACGAGCAGGGCGTCGAAGCGGCTGCGGCGGACCTCCACGACCGCGCCCGGGGGCAGCTCGCGGGCGGCCCGGCCGTCGACGCTCTCGATCACCGGGTTGTCGGGCAGCACCTCGAGCTGCACCGCCTCGTCGGGGTGCAGGACCAGTGAGCGGTTGAAGACCATGTGGGGCGCGATCGGGGTGAGCAGCAGCGCGTCCAGCCGGGGGGAGACGATCGGCCCGCCGGCCGAGAAGCTGTAGGCGGTCGAGCCGGTCGGGGAGGCGACCATGACCCCGTCGGCGGCGTAGCGGGCGAACGGCCCGCCGTCGCCGAGGCGGACCGCGACCGCGGCCAGCCGCTCCCGGGCCGCCTTCTCGAGCACGACGTCGTTGACGGCCAGGTCCTCGGCGATCTCCCGGCCGTCGACGAGCACCCTGGCCACCAGGGTGGTGCGCCGCTCGACCCGGTAGCGGCCGGCCCAGACGGCGTCGAGGGCGTCGCCGAGGCCGCCCGGCTCCACCTCGACCAGGAACCCGAGCCGGCCGGCGTTCACCCCCAGCGCCGGCACCTGCTCGACCAGGACCAGGCCGAGGGCCCGCAGCAGGGTCCCGTCGCCGCCGAGCGCGACCACCAGGTCGAGCCCGGGGGCGAACTCCGGCTCCTCGACACAGGGCACGTCCTCGCCGACACAGCCCCGCTCGGAGGCCAGGGTGCGCAGCTCGATCCCATGCTCGTCGGCCCACCCGGCCAGCAGCTTGCCCAGCTCGACGGCGGGCGGCCGCCCTGGGTGGACCACCACCCCGACCCGCCGCAGGCGGCTCACCCCGCGGCTCCGGGGAGGGCGGCGCCCTCGGCCAGGGCGGCCTCGAGGGCGGGCTCGTCAAGGGGGGGCGCGCCGGCGCGGAGGTGGAGGAACAGCTCCAGGTTGCCGGCCGGGCCGGGGAGCGGCGACGGGCAGAGCCCGGCCACCCCGAGCCCGAGGGAGGCGCCGGCGCCGGCAACCGCGCGGACGGCGGCGGCCCGGGCGGCCGGGTCGCGGACCACGCCGCCGCGGCCCACCGCCTCCCGGCCGGCCTCGAACTGGGGCTTGACCAGCAGCACCAGGTCGCCGCCGTCGCGGGTGACGGCGGCCAGCACGGGCAGGACCAGGCGCAGGGAGATGAACGACAGGTCGGCCACGGTCAGGTCGACCGGGCCGCCGACCATCTCGGCGTCCAGGGCCCGCACGTTGGTCCGGTCCAGCACCCTGACCCGCGGGTCCTGGCGCAGGCGCAGCTCCAGCTGGCCGTAGCCGACGTCGACGGCCACCACCTCGGCCGCCCCCGCCTCCAGGAGCACGTCGGTGAAGCCGCCGGTGGACGCGCCCGCGTCCAGGCAGCGGCGCCCGGCCACCGCCACCCCGAGCCGCTCGAGAGCCGGGGCGAGCTTGTCGCCGCCGCGGCTCGCCCAGCGCCGGGCCGGCCCGGCCAGGGCGACCGGGTCGCCGGTGGAGACGAGCGTCGACGGCTTGGCCGCGACCGCCCCGCCGACCAGGACCCGGCCAGCCCGGATGGCGGCGCCGGCCGCCTCCCTGCTGGGGGCCAGGCCGCGCCGGACCAGCTCGCGGTCCAGCCGCACCCGGGTCGGCACCGGCGCCCTACAGCGCCTCGAGGCGCTGGAGCTCGGCGAGGATGGCGGCGTTGACCGCCTCGAAGGCGTCCGCGTGGGCGGCCAGGTCGGTCTCGTCCAGCCCGGCCAGGGCCGCCTCGACCTCGGCCGCCGGGTCGGCGGCGCTCTCCTCCCGCGGCAGCGATCCCTCTGGCCCGGTCACGACACCTCCCGCAACGGCGACGACGCGGCAAGTATAGGTGGCAGTGGGCAACCGGGAGCGGGTCGTTCGCCGGTCGGCGACGCTCCCCCGGGGGACTCGGCACCGGGCCGGGTCGCTCAGGCCTGCCCGCCGCCCTCGGCGGACCTGGCGGACTTGCCCTTGGCCCGGCGGGTGCCCGGGGAGGATGCGGTCGAGCGCGAGCTCGTCCCGCCGGTCCGGGTCCGGGTCGAGGCCTTGGCCGCCGACCCCGACGACGCCGCCTTCGCCTTGGAGGACGCCGCCCTGGACGTCTTGGGGGAGGTCGTGGGCGCCGCGGCCTTGCTGGCCCGCTCGAGCTCCTGCTCGAGGGCGCGGACGCGCTGCTGCAGCCGGGCGACCTCGTCCCTGGTGGCCATGCCGAGCACGCCGAGCTGGCGCTTGACCTCCCGCTGGACCAGGCGGGTCATGATCTCGCGGTTCTTCTGGGTCCGGCGCATCAGGTCCTCGGCCACCCGGCCGACCTGGGCCGACTGGACCTCGCCCTGCTTGGCGAGCAGGGCCGCGACCCGATCGGCCTGGGCCCGGGTCAGGTCGCTGAGGCTCGCCAACGCCTGTAGGTACTGCTCCCTCCCGCTCGCCACGGCACACCTCCAGCACGCGTCCGGCGCCAGGATTCTGTCAGCGGCTCCGGAACCGGTCAACGAACCCGGGTTGGCGGCCAGCCCGTGTGGTAGAACCGGTCAGTCGGACGCGGGGTGAGGAGGGTGGGAGTGGCGACCAAGGCCGAGGTCGAGCGGCAGCTCGTGGTGCTGATGGCCCGGCTCGACGGCAACGAGGCCAATGTGCGCTCGGCCATCCCGAGCCGCAAGGTCCTGCGCTGCCACGTCCCCGACCTGGGCGCCGACTGGTACTCGGTGGTCGACCAGGGCCACGTCTCCCAGCCCAGCGAGACCCCGCCCAACGGCCGCGCCGACATCACCCTCCGGGTCGGCTCCGACGACCTTGTCGACCTGGTGGAGGGGCGGATCTCGTTCCTGTCCGCGTTCACCTCGGGCAAGGTCAAGGTCGACGCCAGCATCGTCGACCTGCTGCGGCTGCGCAGCCTTCTCTAGGAGTCGGATGCTCGGGCTCATCCCGATCCACGACGACAACCCGACCCGGCAGCCGGCGATCGTCAACTGGACGCTCATCGCCGTCAACGTGGTGGTGTTCTTCCTCTCGCCCATCTCGCCGCTCGACGTCGGCGGCGACGCCAACACCCCGGAGGGGTTCTGCCGCCAGCTCGCCTTCTTCCGGGAGTGGGCGGCCATCCCGGTGGAGCTGCTGGAGAACGACCCGCTCGACAGCACCACCGGCGTGGCCGAGTGCAACCGGTTCGTGCCCGCGGAGCCGGACTACCAGAAGGTCCCAGCCCTGTCGGTGCTCTCGGCCATGTTCCTGCACGGGGGGCTGCTGCACCTGGCCGGCAACATGCTGTTCCTGTTCGTGTTCGGCAACAACGTCGAGGACCGGCTCGGCCACCTCCGCTACCTGCTCTTCTACCTGGCCTGCGGGTACGTGGCCACCTACGGGTTCGCCCTCTCCGACCCGTCCAGCACCGACACCCTGGTCGGGGCGTCGGGCGCCATCGCCGGGGTGCTCGGCGCCTACCTGCTGCTGTTCCCCAGCGCCCGGGTGACCAGCCTGGTGCCGTTCCTGTTCTTCATCCCGGTGTGGCTGCCGGCCTGGATCGTGCTCGGTTCCTGGTTCGTGCTCCAGTGGCTCTACTTCCAGGGCGCCGCCACCGCCGAGGGCGCCGGCGTGGCCTACCTGGCCCACGTCGTCGGGTTCGCCGCCGGGGTGGTCCTGATCCTCCTCCTCGGCGGCCTCCGCGCCCGCCGCCCCCCGCCACCACCGCCGGCCCCGCCCGACTGGTACTACGGCAGACGCTACTAGCCGTCGCCCAGGTCGCGGAGCTCGCGGATCAGGGGCGGGGCGGCGGGGTCGGCGCCCGGGTCGGGGCGGAACCCGAGGCGGGTCAGGAACGCCCCGGCGCCGGGGGGGGCGGCGACCCGGGCCAGGCCGGCGGCGCGGGCCTCGATGCAGGCGGCCATGACCAGGCGGGTGCCGACGAGCCGGTGCCGCCAGGCCTGCTCGACCACGGGCCCGTCCAGCTGCCCGGCGGATCCGTCGGGCCGCACGGCGGCCGCGCCCACGACCCGCCCGTCCTCCCCCGTCACCGCGACCAGCAGCCGGCTCCCACCGCCCTCGTCCGCCCCGAGCAGGGCGGCGGCCGCGTCCCGGTCGGCGCCGGTGGCGGGGTGGACGGCCGGGCCGGGCTGCTCGAGCAGGCCGCCGACGTCGGCCAGCAGGTGGTCGGGGACGGTCGCCAGGTCGGGCAGGTCGGCCGGCCGGGTGACGCCGCTGAGGACCAGCGCCGTCGACCAGCCGAGCCGGTGGGCGCCGTCCAGGTCGGTGTCGGCCCGGTCGCCCACCATCAGGTAGGGCCCGGGGCCGATGGCGGCCGCGGCGGTGTCGAGCAGCGCCCGCTCCGGCTTGCCGGCGACCTCGGGCCGCACCCCGGTGGAGGCCCGTAGCAGGGCCAGGGTCGCCCCCGCCCCCGGCCAGAACCCGTCCGGGGTCGGCAGGGTCGTGTCCGGGTTGCTGCCGACGAACCTGGCCCCG
This genomic stretch from Actinomycetota bacterium harbors:
- a CDS encoding AAA family ATPase, with protein sequence MLAELRIRDLGVIDDARLEVSAGLNVLTGETGAGKTMVVDALALLLGGRADPGAVRAGRPAALVEGRLRTGGDGEVAAALATAGVEDEDGEVVVARQVLAEGRSRAQLQGRMATVAAIADVVRPLVEVHGQHEFQDLLRPGVQRDLLDRFAGEPALGPRAAFAAGWRRLRAVTRELDDLATRAREREREIDLLRHQLDEIEAAQVRVGESAELAAEAERLANAEALQQAAALAHQLLEGDEDAGAATALGAAARAVHGPGGHDPALGELGGRAQALAAEVADLASSLRAYAEAVLVDPGRLEEVNTRMALLRDLERKYG
- a CDS encoding NAD(+)/NADH kinase, which produces MSRLRRVGVVVHPGRPPAVELGKLLAGWADEHGIELRTLASERGCVGEDVPCVEEPEFAPGLDLVVALGGDGTLLRALGLVLVEQVPALGVNAGRLGFLVEVEPGGLGDALDAVWAGRYRVERRTTLVARVLVDGREIAEDLAVNDVVLEKAARERLAAVAVRLGDGGPFARYAADGVMVASPTGSTAYSFSAGGPIVSPRLDALLLTPIAPHMVFNRSLVLHPDEAVQLEVLPDNPVIESVDGRAARELPPGAVVEVRRSRFDALLVRIGRADFYRLVRSKFRLADPAATDAKHAGP
- a CDS encoding TlyA family RNA methyltransferase; translation: MPTRVRLDRELVRRGLAPSREAAGAAIRAGRVLVGGAVAAKPSTLVSTGDPVALAGPARRWASRGGDKLAPALERLGVAVAGRRCLDAGASTGGFTDVLLEAGAAEVVAVDVGYGQLELRLRQDPRVRVLDRTNVRALDAEMVGGPVDLTVADLSFISLRLVLPVLAAVTRDGGDLVLLVKPQFEAGREAVGRGGVVRDPAARAAAVRAVAGAGASLGLGVAGLCPSPLPGPAGNLELFLHLRAGAPPLDEPALEAALAEGAALPGAAG
- a CDS encoding SCP2 sterol-binding domain-containing protein, giving the protein MATKAEVERQLVVLMARLDGNEANVRSAIPSRKVLRCHVPDLGADWYSVVDQGHVSQPSETPPNGRADITLRVGSDDLVDLVEGRISFLSAFTSGKVKVDASIVDLLRLRSLL
- a CDS encoding rhomboid family intramembrane serine protease encodes the protein MLGLIPIHDDNPTRQPAIVNWTLIAVNVVVFFLSPISPLDVGGDANTPEGFCRQLAFFREWAAIPVELLENDPLDSTTGVAECNRFVPAEPDYQKVPALSVLSAMFLHGGLLHLAGNMLFLFVFGNNVEDRLGHLRYLLFYLACGYVATYGFALSDPSSTDTLVGASGAIAGVLGAYLLLFPSARVTSLVPFLFFIPVWLPAWIVLGSWFVLQWLYFQGAATAEGAGVAYLAHVVGFAAGVVLILLLGGLRARRPPPPPPAPPDWYYGRRY
- a CDS encoding HAD-IIA family hydrolase, which codes for MADGGALVAGFGGVVFDLDGVVYLGEQVVPAAPGALDQVRGLGVKVAFVTNNSYRPPDRVAEKLNRLGVKAAEGEVLTSAAAAVRLLGGRDGLDGVRVMVVGGPGLRQALEAAGARVVDGPAWREAEVVAVGFDPDLTYARVRDATLAIRAGARFVGSNPDTTLPTPDGFWPGAGATLALLRASTGVRPEVAGKPERALLDTAAAAIGPGPYLMVGDRADTDLDGAHRLGWSTALVLSGVTRPADLPDLATVPDHLLADVGGLLEQPGPAVHPATGADRDAAAALLGADEGGGSRLLVAVTGEDGRVVGAAAVRPDGSAGQLDGPVVEQAWRHRLVGTRLVMAACIEARAAGLARVAAPPGAGAFLTRLGFRPDPGADPAAPPLIRELRDLGDG